A stretch of the Deltaproteobacteria bacterium genome encodes the following:
- a CDS encoding ABC transporter permease subunit: MPTTTTPTATTPATTAHPPVRSRFSWVDALLLLGLGALIAGLVALARRWEAPLRPTVDIDLSVWALPKYTLLSLARGVAAYILSLIFTLTYGTVAAYSRRAERVMIPVLDILQGIPVLGFLPGLVLGMVALFPHSNIGLELACIVMIFTGQVWNMTFAFYGALRAIPTELREAAQVYRFGWWKRFRTVEVPSAMIGLVWNSMMSMAGGWFFLTVNEAFTLGDRDFRLPGIGAYMSVAIERGDARAMAAAVVAMITMIVAVDQLLWRPALAWAQKFKVEETGTAQAPTSWALDLLRRSRVLPWIETQLRRIAMRLESRRAARSVPSLASPLSRQLWLQRGAGIAAAVGFGSLTLWGVTHLVRLLAALALHEWLRLLIALALTFLRTATALTLSALWAVPVGVWIGLSPKRVRMLQPLIQIAAAFPAPMIFPVVTLVILALGINFSWGCVVLMLLGAQWYVLFNVLAGASAMPQDLREAAEVYGLSRWARWRTLYLPAIFPSLVTGLITAAGGAWNASIVAEYVHYRDQTLIAPGLGSLITEATAAADFPLLAAGVLTMSLALVALNRTVWHRLYRLADDRFSLNR, encoded by the coding sequence ATTCCCACGACAACCACGCCCACGGCAACCACGCCCGCGACGACCGCGCACCCGCCGGTCCGTTCCCGCTTCTCGTGGGTCGATGCGCTGTTGCTCCTCGGGTTAGGTGCACTGATCGCCGGCCTCGTCGCGCTCGCACGCCGTTGGGAGGCGCCGCTGCGGCCGACCGTCGACATCGATCTATCGGTGTGGGCGCTGCCGAAGTACACGCTGCTGTCACTCGCGCGCGGCGTCGCCGCCTACATCCTCTCGCTGATCTTCACTCTGACCTACGGCACGGTAGCCGCGTACAGTCGGCGGGCGGAGCGCGTGATGATCCCGGTGCTCGACATCCTCCAAGGCATCCCCGTGCTCGGGTTCCTGCCTGGGCTCGTGCTCGGCATGGTGGCACTGTTTCCGCACTCGAATATTGGCCTGGAGCTCGCCTGCATCGTGATGATCTTCACCGGCCAAGTGTGGAACATGACCTTCGCCTTCTACGGTGCGTTGCGCGCGATTCCGACCGAGCTGCGCGAGGCCGCGCAGGTGTATCGCTTCGGCTGGTGGAAGCGCTTCCGCACCGTCGAGGTGCCGTCGGCGATGATCGGCCTGGTCTGGAACTCGATGATGTCGATGGCCGGGGGTTGGTTCTTCCTCACCGTGAACGAAGCCTTCACGCTCGGCGACCGCGACTTTCGCCTGCCCGGGATCGGTGCCTACATGAGCGTGGCGATCGAGCGTGGCGATGCCCGGGCGATGGCCGCGGCGGTGGTGGCGATGATCACGATGATCGTGGCGGTCGATCAATTGCTCTGGCGTCCCGCGCTGGCGTGGGCGCAGAAATTCAAAGTCGAAGAGACCGGGACCGCGCAGGCGCCCACTTCATGGGCGCTCGACCTGCTGCGGCGTTCGCGCGTGTTGCCATGGATTGAAACGCAGCTTCGACGCATCGCGATGCGTTTGGAATCTCGCCGCGCGGCGCGGTCGGTCCCCAGCCTCGCGAGTCCGTTGTCGCGGCAACTGTGGTTGCAACGCGGCGCTGGAATCGCCGCGGCCGTCGGTTTTGGAAGCCTCACGCTGTGGGGCGTCACCCACCTCGTGCGTCTGCTCGCCGCCCTCGCGCTACACGAGTGGCTGCGGCTCCTCATCGCGCTTGCGCTCACCTTTCTGCGCACCGCAACCGCGCTCACGCTCAGCGCGCTCTGGGCCGTGCCGGTTGGCGTCTGGATTGGGCTGTCGCCAAAACGCGTGCGGATGTTGCAGCCACTGATTCAGATCGCTGCGGCATTCCCAGCCCCGATGATCTTTCCCGTCGTCACGTTGGTCATTCTCGCGCTCGGCATCAACTTCTCGTGGGGCTGTGTGGTGCTGATGCTGCTCGGCGCGCAGTGGTACGTGCTCTTCAACGTGCTCGCTGGCGCCAGCGCGATGCCGCAAGACCTTCGAGAAGCGGCCGAAGTCTACGGCCTCAGCCGTTGGGCGCGCTGGCGGACACTGTACTTGCCCGCGATCTTTCCCAGCCTCGTGACCGGGCTGATCACCGCCGCCGGCGGTGCGTGGAACGCCAGCATCGTCGCCGAGTACGTTCATTATCGCGATCAGACATTGATCGCGCCGGGGTTGGGTTCGCTGATCACCGAAGCCACGGCCGCGGCCGACTTCCCGCTGCTCGCCGCCGGTGTGCTGACGATGTCGCTCGCGCTAGTCGCACTGAACCGCACCGTGTGGCACCGGCTCTATCGACTCGCCGACGACCGCTTCAGTTTGAATCGCTAG
- a CDS encoding DedA family protein, whose amino-acid sequence MEDFLVRYGLLAVFAGVALEGDVCALLAGVVAHLGFFSLSTAIVTTCAGALTADWMWYGVGRSRAAAMRDSAIYRRVGPFIERLAQRIGVWEVTGARFVFGARVPSMLFWGMNRLPFGRFIALDFLGCALWSTVFVAAGFMFSGSAAMLLGNMKRAEHWLLAALLVTATAVLLIRRAMRSRLRRESTALRS is encoded by the coding sequence ATGGAAGACTTCTTAGTTCGCTACGGACTCCTCGCGGTGTTCGCCGGTGTCGCACTGGAAGGTGATGTCTGCGCGCTGCTCGCCGGCGTGGTGGCACATCTCGGCTTTTTCTCGCTATCCACCGCCATCGTGACAACCTGCGCCGGCGCACTGACGGCCGATTGGATGTGGTATGGCGTCGGTCGCAGCCGCGCCGCCGCGATGCGCGACAGCGCGATCTATCGCCGCGTCGGTCCGTTCATCGAACGACTCGCGCAACGCATCGGGGTGTGGGAGGTGACCGGCGCACGATTCGTATTCGGTGCGCGCGTGCCCAGCATGCTGTTCTGGGGCATGAACCGGCTGCCGTTCGGTCGCTTCATCGCGCTGGACTTCCTCGGCTGCGCCCTGTGGTCGACCGTCTTCGTCGCCGCGGGCTTCATGTTCAGTGGCAGCGCGGCGATGCTGCTCGGCAACATGAAGCGGGCCGAACACTGGCTGCTGGCGGCCCTGCTGGTGACCGCTACCGCGGTGTTGTTGATCCGGCGCGCGATGCGCTCGCGCCTGCGCCGCGAATCGACCGCCCTCAGATCGTGA
- a CDS encoding amino acid permease produces the protein MALALKTASPSEADAAPRSAHPQIIVVTSVLLVFISFWRAAAIVLCDMASTAYYIGGIVEHAIGKAAPWYIGAVMLFAYAVRGVYVESCAMFVRGGVYRVVKEAMGGTLAKLSVSALMFDYVLTGPISGVSAGQYIVGLVNELLVVLHAPFVLPPGASSAVIAIAITLYFWHQNILGIEESSDKAMKIMGVTTVMVVVMMVWCGITIWMRGATLPPFDLHFSDDALGWLSGNRWAKQVGALGIVIAFGHSILAMSGEESLAQVNREIAYPKVKNLVRAGFIIFLYSMLMTGLISFFAVLIIPDDVRMSTYSDNLIGGLAMYVVGPLSVRLALRVFVVIVGFLILAGAVNTAIVGSNGVLNRVAEDGVLPDWIRHPHGRYGTTYRIINLVVILQVFTIIASGGDVYALGEAYAFGVVWSFVFKALSMVMLRFKDRRPRAWRVPLNLQVGKHEWPIGLALIFVVLLAVALMNLVTKRVATEWGVAFTVAFFVLFLLSERWSRHRSPDQLHLEKFNIRRTPEIDPAQIGLSGKARKLVPVRDPKNLSHLDRALTEAEHDDIDVIVVTVKIERGLDANGTETHFSADEQAIFTAVVNRAEEHGKTVTQMVLTSNDMLFAIARAARELEASEVIFGRSAKYTPDFQLESFALRWGAVEPDGTHEISVRVASEQEDHAFTI, from the coding sequence ATGGCTCTAGCTTTGAAAACGGCTTCGCCGAGCGAGGCGGATGCCGCACCGCGCAGCGCTCACCCGCAGATCATTGTCGTGACCAGTGTGTTGCTGGTGTTCATTTCATTCTGGCGGGCGGCGGCGATCGTGCTCTGCGATATGGCGTCGACCGCCTATTACATCGGCGGCATCGTCGAGCACGCCATCGGCAAAGCGGCGCCGTGGTACATCGGCGCGGTCATGCTGTTTGCCTACGCGGTACGCGGCGTTTACGTCGAGTCATGTGCGATGTTCGTGCGCGGCGGCGTCTACCGCGTCGTCAAGGAGGCGATGGGCGGCACGCTGGCCAAGCTCTCAGTTTCGGCGCTGATGTTCGACTACGTGCTCACCGGCCCGATCAGCGGCGTTTCCGCGGGGCAGTACATCGTCGGTTTGGTGAACGAACTCCTTGTCGTGCTGCACGCGCCGTTCGTGCTGCCGCCCGGCGCGTCCTCGGCGGTGATCGCGATCGCGATCACGCTCTACTTTTGGCATCAGAACATCCTCGGTATCGAGGAGTCGAGCGACAAGGCGATGAAGATCATGGGCGTCACCACGGTGATGGTGGTGGTCATGATGGTGTGGTGTGGGATCACGATCTGGATGCGTGGGGCGACGCTGCCGCCGTTTGATCTGCACTTCAGCGACGACGCGCTCGGCTGGCTCTCCGGCAACCGCTGGGCGAAGCAAGTCGGTGCGCTCGGGATCGTGATCGCATTCGGTCACTCGATCTTGGCGATGAGCGGCGAAGAGTCACTGGCGCAGGTGAATCGCGAGATCGCCTATCCCAAGGTGAAGAACCTGGTTCGCGCCGGGTTCATCATCTTTCTTTACAGCATGCTGATGACCGGGCTGATCTCGTTTTTCGCGGTCTTGATCATTCCGGACGACGTGCGCATGAGCACCTATAGCGACAACCTGATCGGCGGCCTGGCGATGTACGTGGTGGGACCGCTGTCGGTGCGGTTGGCCTTGCGTGTCTTCGTCGTAATCGTGGGCTTCCTCATCCTGGCGGGCGCGGTGAATACGGCCATCGTCGGTTCGAACGGCGTGCTCAATCGCGTCGCCGAGGATGGCGTGCTGCCCGACTGGATCCGCCATCCGCACGGCCGCTACGGGACGACCTATCGGATCATCAACCTCGTCGTCATCCTGCAGGTCTTCACCATCATCGCTAGCGGCGGCGATGTGTACGCCCTCGGCGAAGCCTACGCGTTTGGCGTCGTGTGGAGCTTCGTCTTCAAGGCGCTGTCGATGGTGATGCTGCGCTTCAAGGACCGGCGCCCGCGCGCCTGGCGCGTGCCGCTCAATCTCCAAGTCGGGAAGCACGAGTGGCCGATCGGGCTCGCGTTGATCTTTGTTGTGCTCTTGGCCGTGGCGCTCATGAATCTCGTCACCAAGCGGGTCGCGACCGAATGGGGCGTTGCGTTCACCGTCGCGTTCTTCGTCCTCTTCCTGCTGAGCGAACGATGGTCGCGACACCGCTCGCCTGATCAACTGCATCTGGAAAAGTTCAATATCCGCCGAACGCCCGAGATTGACCCGGCGCAGATCGGACTGTCCGGCAAAGCCCGCAAATTGGTACCGGTGCGCGATCCGAAGAACCTCAGTCACCTCGATCGCGCGTTGACGGAAGCGGAGCACGACGACATTGACGTGATCGTCGTCACCGTCAAGATCGAGCGCGGCCTCGACGCTAACGGTACGGAGACTCACTTCTCAGCTGACGAGCAAGCGATCTTCACCGCGGTGGTCAATCGCGCCGAGGAACACGGCAAGACCGTCACGCAGATGGTGCTAACGTCCAACGACATGTTGTTCGCGATTGCGCGGGCGGCCCGCGAGTTGGAGGCCAGCGAGGTGATCTTCGGTCGCTCGGCGAAATATACGCCCGACTTTCAGCTCGAATCGTTCGCGCTGCGTTGGGGCGCGGTCGAGCCCGACGGCACACACGAGATCTCAGTGCGTGTTGCATCGGAACAAGAAGATCACGCGTTCACGATCTGA
- the kdpF gene encoding K(+)-transporting ATPase subunit F, translated as MTVLYAVGGVISLALLVYLFIALLKPEWF; from the coding sequence ATGACTGTGCTGTATGCCGTCGGCGGGGTGATCTCGCTCGCGTTGCTCGTCTATTTGTTCATCGCGCTCCTGAAGCCGGAGTGGTTCTGA
- the kdpA gene encoding potassium-transporting ATPase subunit KdpA — protein sequence MNANGYLQLVFYFVVLLGLAKPLGSYMARVFDGPPMVVDRVLGPAERLIYRVCGVDPDQGMTWRTYALAMMLFNLLGLLVVYALQRLQGVLPLNPQELGAVTPDSSFNTAVSFATNTNWQGYGGESTMSYLTQMVGLSVQNFVSAAAGIAVLLPLIRGLRQATNKLIGNFWVDLTRTTLYILLPLSLLWALVQVSQGVVQNFSPYTTVTLVQPTSYSNPIKDADGNAILDEHGQPKTETVALTEQTLPMGPAASQVAIKQLGTNGGGFYNVNSAHPYENPTPLSNFIEMLGILVISAALCYTFGKMVGDTRQGWAILAAMTLIFVVFLAVCVWSEQRGTPRLAALGADQIASNLQSGGNMEGKEVRFGIVNSALWATATTAASNGSVNAMHDSFTPLGGLVPIFMIQLGEVIYGGVGSGLYGMLIFAIVAVFVAGLMVGRTPEYLGKKIEAYEMKMASLVILIPPVLVLGLTALAVVVPAGLASRANNGVHGFSEILYAFSSMGNNNGSAFAGLNANVPYYNLTGGIAMLFARYWLAIPTLAIAGSLAQKKLVPASPGTLPTHTPLFVVMLIGVVIIVGALTFIPALALGPIVEHLMMLA from the coding sequence ATGAACGCGAACGGATATCTGCAACTCGTTTTCTACTTCGTGGTCCTCTTGGGTTTGGCGAAGCCGCTTGGGTCCTACATGGCCCGCGTATTCGATGGCCCGCCCATGGTTGTCGATCGCGTGCTCGGCCCAGCCGAACGCCTCATCTACCGAGTCTGCGGTGTTGATCCCGATCAGGGAATGACATGGCGAACGTATGCGCTTGCCATGATGCTTTTCAACCTGCTCGGCCTGCTGGTCGTCTACGCGCTTCAGCGCCTGCAGGGCGTGCTGCCGCTCAACCCGCAAGAGCTCGGCGCCGTGACGCCGGACTCGTCGTTCAACACCGCCGTCAGCTTCGCCACCAACACCAACTGGCAGGGCTACGGCGGCGAGTCGACGATGAGCTATCTCACCCAAATGGTCGGCTTGAGCGTGCAGAATTTCGTGTCGGCGGCGGCCGGCATTGCCGTGCTGCTGCCGCTCATTCGAGGTCTGCGCCAGGCGACCAACAAGCTCATCGGCAACTTCTGGGTCGATCTCACGCGCACCACGCTCTACATCCTGCTGCCGCTGTCGCTGCTCTGGGCGCTGGTCCAGGTATCGCAGGGAGTGGTGCAGAATTTCAGTCCCTACACAACTGTCACGCTGGTTCAGCCGACGTCGTACAGCAATCCCATCAAGGACGCTGACGGCAACGCGATCCTCGACGAGCACGGACAGCCGAAGACCGAAACGGTCGCCTTGACCGAGCAGACGTTGCCGATGGGACCCGCAGCGTCGCAAGTCGCGATCAAGCAATTGGGGACGAACGGTGGCGGCTTCTACAATGTCAACTCGGCCCATCCGTACGAGAACCCGACGCCGCTATCGAACTTCATCGAGATGCTGGGGATTCTCGTGATCTCGGCGGCCCTTTGCTACACGTTCGGAAAAATGGTCGGCGACACGCGGCAAGGCTGGGCGATCCTGGCGGCGATGACGCTGATCTTCGTCGTCTTCCTCGCCGTCTGCGTCTGGTCGGAGCAGCGCGGCACGCCGCGCCTCGCCGCGCTCGGTGCCGACCAAATCGCCAGTAACCTGCAGAGCGGCGGCAACATGGAGGGCAAGGAGGTGCGCTTCGGCATCGTCAACTCTGCGCTGTGGGCAACCGCCACGACCGCCGCATCCAACGGCTCCGTCAACGCAATGCACGACTCCTTCACGCCGCTCGGCGGACTTGTGCCGATCTTCATGATCCAGCTCGGGGAAGTCATCTACGGTGGCGTCGGCTCGGGGCTGTATGGCATGCTGATCTTCGCGATCGTCGCCGTGTTCGTCGCCGGCCTCATGGTCGGACGCACGCCGGAATACCTCGGAAAGAAGATTGAGGCCTACGAGATGAAGATGGCGTCGCTCGTCATCCTGATCCCGCCGGTACTCGTGCTCGGCCTCACCGCCCTCGCCGTCGTCGTGCCCGCCGGCCTTGCGAGCCGCGCCAACAACGGTGTCCACGGCTTCAGTGAGATCCTGTACGCGTTCAGCTCGATGGGGAACAACAACGGTAGCGCCTTCGCCGGGCTCAACGCCAACGTGCCGTACTACAACTTGACCGGCGGCATCGCGATGCTGTTTGCCCGCTACTGGCTGGCAATCCCGACGCTCGCCATCGCCGGCTCGCTCGCCCAGAAGAAACTCGTACCGGCGAGTCCGGGGACTCTGCCTACACATACGCCCCTGTTCGTCGTGATGTTGATCGGCGTGGTGATCATCGTCGGGGCGCTCACCTTCATTCCGGCGCTCGCACTGGGTCCGATCGTCGAGCACTTGATGATGCTGGCGTGA
- the kdpB gene encoding potassium-transporting ATPase subunit KdpB: MSTHAKARSLLDPEIVRGAIISSLQKLDPRHQFKNPVMFVVLVGSVITTVLYFQALGGHGEAPAGFIFAVSLWLWFTVLFANFAEAMAEGRGKAQADALRKSRRDIAAKKLDQAPDANRFDPTSARFTMTSSGALRRNDTVFVPAGDFIPSDGEIVVGIASVDESAITGESAPVIREAGGDRSAVTGGTRVLSDWIVVRITSDPGETFLDRMIAMVEGARRQKTPNEIALNILLAALTIIFLLATVTLLPFSMYAVTEAGHGTPITVTVLAALLVCLIPTTIGGLLSAIGIAGMDRMIQANVIAISGRAVEAAGDVDVLLLDKTGTITLGNRQATAFLPAEGVKVEQLADAAQLASLADETPEGRSIVVLAKEKYGLRERDVHTLGAHFVPFSAQTRMSGVNMNGRQVRKGAADAIEEYVTGLRGRFPVAVRTAVETIAREGGTPLVVAEGARVLGVIQLKDIVKTRIKDRFAELRRMGIKTVMITGDNPLTAAAIAAEAGVDDFLAQATPERKLELIRDYQKGGRLVAMTGDGTNDAPALAQADVAVAMNSGTQAAKEAGNMVDLDSNPTKLIEIVEIGKQLLITRGALTTFSIANDVAKYFAIIPAAFAGTYPVLGMLNVMGLATPQSAILSAVIFNALIIIALIPLSLRGVRYRAVPAATLLRDNLLIYGLGGIIAPFVGIKVIDVILVTLGLA, translated from the coding sequence ATGTCGACCCATGCGAAAGCCCGTTCGTTGCTCGATCCCGAGATCGTCCGCGGCGCCATCATTTCCTCGTTGCAGAAGCTCGACCCGCGGCACCAATTCAAGAACCCCGTCATGTTCGTCGTGCTCGTCGGTAGCGTCATCACGACGGTCCTCTACTTCCAAGCACTCGGAGGTCATGGCGAGGCGCCTGCAGGTTTCATCTTCGCGGTCTCGCTATGGCTGTGGTTCACGGTCCTATTCGCGAACTTCGCCGAAGCGATGGCCGAGGGCCGCGGCAAGGCTCAGGCTGACGCACTCCGCAAGTCGCGCCGCGACATCGCCGCCAAGAAGCTCGACCAAGCGCCCGACGCCAACCGCTTCGATCCCACCAGCGCGCGCTTCACGATGACCTCCAGCGGTGCGCTGCGCCGCAACGACACCGTGTTCGTCCCCGCCGGCGACTTCATCCCAAGCGACGGTGAGATTGTCGTCGGCATCGCCTCGGTCGACGAGAGCGCCATCACCGGCGAGAGCGCCCCGGTCATCCGCGAAGCCGGCGGCGACCGCAGCGCCGTGACCGGCGGGACGCGAGTGTTGTCCGATTGGATCGTCGTGCGCATCACCAGCGATCCAGGTGAAACCTTTCTCGATCGCATGATCGCCATGGTCGAGGGCGCGCGGCGCCAGAAGACGCCCAACGAGATCGCGCTCAACATCCTGCTCGCGGCCCTGACCATCATCTTCTTGCTGGCGACGGTCACGTTGCTGCCGTTCTCCATGTATGCCGTCACCGAAGCGGGTCACGGAACGCCGATCACGGTCACGGTGCTCGCCGCACTCCTGGTGTGCCTCATTCCGACCACCATCGGCGGTCTGCTCTCGGCAATCGGTATCGCGGGCATGGACCGGATGATCCAGGCCAATGTGATCGCCATCTCCGGTCGCGCCGTTGAAGCGGCCGGAGATGTCGACGTGCTCCTGCTCGACAAGACCGGCACCATCACCCTGGGCAACCGTCAAGCGACAGCGTTCCTACCGGCTGAGGGCGTGAAGGTGGAACAACTCGCGGACGCCGCACAGCTCGCCTCGTTGGCCGACGAGACGCCCGAGGGCCGCAGTATCGTTGTGCTCGCCAAGGAGAAGTACGGCCTGCGCGAACGCGACGTGCACACGCTCGGGGCGCACTTTGTCCCGTTCAGCGCACAGACGCGCATGAGCGGCGTCAACATGAACGGCCGCCAAGTGCGCAAGGGCGCCGCCGACGCGATCGAAGAGTATGTCACGGGCCTGCGCGGGCGCTTTCCGGTCGCCGTGCGCACCGCCGTGGAGACGATCGCGCGAGAAGGCGGGACGCCGCTGGTGGTCGCCGAGGGCGCGCGGGTGCTCGGCGTCATTCAGTTGAAGGACATCGTCAAGACGCGCATCAAGGACCGTTTCGCCGAGCTGCGCCGGATGGGTATCAAGACCGTGATGATCACCGGCGACAACCCGCTCACGGCTGCGGCCATCGCCGCGGAAGCCGGCGTCGACGACTTTCTCGCGCAAGCCACGCCGGAGCGAAAGCTCGAGCTCATTCGCGACTACCAGAAGGGCGGGCGGTTAGTCGCAATGACCGGTGATGGCACCAACGACGCGCCGGCCCTGGCGCAGGCCGATGTCGCGGTCGCCATGAATAGCGGGACGCAGGCGGCGAAGGAGGCCGGCAACATGGTCGACCTCGACTCCAACCCGACCAAGCTGATCGAGATCGTCGAAATTGGTAAGCAGTTATTGATCACCCGCGGCGCCCTCACGACCTTCAGCATCGCCAATGACGTCGCCAAGTACTTCGCCATCATCCCGGCTGCGTTCGCCGGCACCTATCCGGTACTCGGAATGCTCAACGTCATGGGCTTGGCGACCCCGCAGAGCGCGATCCTGTCCGCCGTCATCTTCAACGCGCTCATCATCATCGCACTCATTCCGCTTTCCCTGCGCGGCGTGCGCTATCGCGCGGTACCGGCGGCGACGCTCTTGCGCGACAACCTGTTGATTTACGGGCTGGGGGGGATCATTGCGCCGTTTGTCGGCATCAAGGTGATCGACGTGATTCTCGTCACGCTGGGTCTCGCCTGA
- the kdpC gene encoding potassium-transporting ATPase subunit KdpC codes for MRELRTAILMLVVLTVVTGVIYPLLVTGIAQTVFPAQAAGSLIVNDGKLVGSALIGQPFDDPKYFWSRLSATSPSPYNGGSSSGSNLGPLSDALRDAIQARVTALREAQPNDSRPIPVDLVTASGSGLDPHVSPAAAYYQVPRVARVRSLDEARVQTLVAQHIERRQLGFLGEPRVNVLRLNLALDALSAR; via the coding sequence ATGAGAGAACTACGAACGGCGATCCTGATGCTCGTCGTGTTGACCGTGGTGACGGGAGTGATCTACCCGTTGCTGGTGACGGGCATCGCCCAAACGGTTTTCCCCGCCCAGGCGGCCGGAAGCCTGATCGTCAACGATGGGAAGCTAGTCGGCTCCGCGCTCATCGGCCAGCCATTCGACGATCCGAAGTATTTCTGGAGCCGCCTGTCGGCAACGTCCCCTTCGCCCTACAACGGCGGCTCGTCATCGGGTTCCAACCTCGGCCCGCTGAGCGATGCCCTCCGCGACGCGATCCAAGCCCGGGTCACCGCGTTGCGCGAAGCGCAGCCGAACGACAGCCGGCCGATCCCGGTTGATCTCGTCACCGCGTCGGGCAGCGGGTTGGACCCGCACGTGAGTCCGGCGGCGGCGTACTATCAGGTTCCACGGGTTGCGCGGGTACGCAGTCTGGATGAGGCACGGGTGCAGACGCTCGTCGCCCAACACATCGAGAGACGCCAACTCGGATTCCTCGGTGAACCTCGAGTCAATGTGCTGCGACTCAACCTCGCGCTGGACGCGCTGTCCGCGCGGTGA